The following are encoded in a window of Candidatus Acidiferrales bacterium genomic DNA:
- a CDS encoding Rieske 2Fe-2S domain-containing protein, whose protein sequence is MPKYARAAKLVDLPPGTIREFQVDGKSVALANVEGSIYAIDNTCLHRGGPLGVGMLEANVVTCPWHGWQYDVKTGQVATNAALKVPTYEVKIEGDSVLVEIET, encoded by the coding sequence GGTGGATCTGCCGCCAGGAACCATTCGCGAATTTCAGGTGGATGGGAAATCGGTGGCGCTGGCCAATGTGGAGGGCTCGATCTACGCGATTGACAACACCTGCCTGCATCGCGGCGGACCGCTCGGCGTGGGCATGCTCGAAGCAAACGTCGTCACCTGCCCCTGGCACGGCTGGCAATATGATGTCAAGACCGGCCAGGTTGCCACGAACGCCGCTCTTAAGGTGCCGACCTACGAAGTGAAAATTGAAGGCGATAGTGTTTTGGTCGAAATTGAAACCTGA